The Spiroplasma citri genomic sequence ATCACGAACTGCTTGCATAATTGCTTCTTTTTCTGCTTTACTAAATTCATTTGCTTCCTCTAATCAAATAATACATAAATCAGCACCATTTGCTCGTGCTGTTCCTTTACCTAATACTTGCGATGAATTACTTTTTCTTGCTCCTTGTAATTTAATAAAACTACCATTAGGAAATAATCAAGTAGGTTTATTAAACCTAGCATTATATTGATAATGACCACCTTTTCATTTTTTAGTAGGATTAAGAATTAAACCTATTTTATCTAATGCATCTTGAATATCTTGTTGCATTTCAGCAGTATCAGCACTATTTAATCTAAAACCATATATTGCTATTTTTTTATCTTTATTTGCCAACACACCACAACTTAATAATGCTATTAATTCATCAATAGAATATATTTTACCCGCTTTCCGACTACCTGCTAAATTAATTTCATCTGCAATATATTCTGTATTTTTTAATAAACTAACTACTATCTTATTAAGATAGCTATATTCATATAACATTGCCATTATATATCTCTTCCTTTATCTATATTAATCACTGGTGGAGCATAATTTATTTCAGTTTCATTTTCACTACCATAATACTGGGCATATACAGATACACCCCCCTTAGTTTTGTTTAAGAGATGTAATTTTATATCATTTTCTAATATTCGTATTTTCATTTTAAGTTCATTAAATGCTAATAAATTAGTGTCTTTTAAGGTATTATATTCATCTTCTTCTAAATTACAAAAGATTAATAAGGTTTCTTTTGTGGCAAGTTTAATATTATTTTCTTTACAATATTCATCAAATTTTGTTAATTTTTGCTTTATTTTTGTTAAATTTGCCATTATTCATCACTTTTTATCTACTTTTGCCATCTTTTTTACCTCTTTTGTCATCACCATTCTACAAAAAAATATAAAAAAGTAAAATAAAAAAAGACTTTTTCAAGTCTTCATTTTTAGTAATTTTTAAACAAGAGATTTAAGGTTGGATAATCCTACTTGTATTAAATTACATCACCATCCTAACATCTTTTAATAAAATGTCAACAAAATTTTAAATTTTATGATAAAAATATTTTCAGAAAGGTTGGTTTAATCTTATGAACAAGAAAAAATATAAACATTTTAGTCTTGATGAAAGATATAAGTTAAAAGAATATTTAATATCAGAAACATTTAAAAAGAAAAATGGTACATCTAATTATTCTAAAATAGCAAAAGTAATGAATAAAAGTCCTAATACTATTAGATTATAGGATCAAAGACTTGGTGAAGAATATAATCCTGAAAAAGCAAATAATGATTATAAAAAGAAAAGAAAAAAATCTATTAAATGTACTACAATTTCAACAAAAGTTGTAAATTATGTAAGAGAAATTTTAAGTAAAAAAATTATTCACCAAGATTAATTATTTATGAATATGAAAAAAAATATAATGAAAAGTTTCCATTTTCACATGTGACACTTTATAAATATATTGATCATAAAGTTTTTGATGATGAAAATAATGAAATTAAGAAAAAATTACCATTTAAAGGTAAAAAATATAAAACAAAAAAGAGAAAAGATGATCGTGGTCAATTAACTAATATTAGATTTATTGATGAAGCAGAACATGAAAAGGGAACTTTTGGTTGACTTCAAATGGATTGTATTGTTGGAAAAGAACATCAATCTGCTTGTTTAACTATTACCGAAGAAAAAAGTTTATATACGATTTGTTTTAAATTAAATCAACATAATTCAGAAGAGGTTAATAAAGCTCTTAAAAGTATTATTAGAAATAAACTTTATAAGATAAATATAAAAGGAATTATTAAAGATCAAGGTAAAGAATTTAGTAAATGAAAAGAAATTGAAAAAATTACTAATGCTAATGTTTATTTTTGTGATGCTGGAACTCCGACACAAAAAGCAAAAGTTGAAAGAATAAATAGAGATATTAGAGAATATTTACCTAAAGGAACTGATTTTAATACTGTTACTCAAAAAGAAATTAATAAAGTTATGAAAATTATTAATGAAAAACCGCGACCGAGTTTAGGTTGATTATCCTCCAAAGAGGTATTTTTACAAAATATTAATATTTAATTTTTTTAAATATAAATTATATATTTGTAGCAAACTTTTCTTTTTGTCGTGCTTAAATATTAACTCATATTTAAAAAAGTTATTTTTTTTTGAAAAAATATTGCATTTTAAAATAAAAGGTATAATATCATATTAACAAGGTTGGAATTACCTACTTGCATCTTTACAATACAAAAAAACTAAAAATAATTATTATAATCCTTAATATCAAAATAAAACGCATATTCAAAATTATTAAAACTTATTAATAAAATGAAATAAAGATAATTCCTATATTATTCCTTTTAAAAATATTAAAAATATTGTTATTTTAAAAAATAAAGAAAAAATTAGAATAACAAATGCAGGAAATAATTCACAAATATTTTATTATAATATTGATAATTTTATTGAAAAAATAATTAATTTTGAAAGAAATAAAAATGCAAAAGCAATATCTAAAATGCAATTTGATACAATTTGCTTATTTCATAAAGAATTATTAAGAAATAAAAATATATATAAAGAAAATCATAAACTTAATTTAAAATATTAATTTTAATAAATAAAATATATAGTAGATTGACAATTAAAAAAGAAAAAATATAATATAAATTAAGAATAAAAAAGCATTTATTCAAATGTTGAATTAGTCAAGAAAAGTAGACTAATAAAAAATGACTAAAGGTTTAGGTTCCTGTATTCAACAAAACTTAGACCTTTTAATTTTGATTGTGGTCTAAAATTTATTATAAAAATAAATATACTTAGGTAAATTACTTATAATTCATTTTGTAGTTCTCTTTTTTCTTGAAATTTAATTTAAAAATTCACTTTTCATTGTACCAAATCATGATTCAGTATGGGCATTATCATATGGATTATCTCATTTAGACATTGATATTTTAATTCCTAAATAATTGCAAAGTCTTTGATAATTTTGATTTGTCTAATGAAATCCTTGATCAGATTGTAAAATTCATGTTTTAGGTTTACCAGCTTTTATTCAAGCATTAATAATATTTTTTAAAACAAAATTAGTACCTAAATTATTACTAATTTGATAGTCCAAAATTTGGTTATTATGAAAATCTTTGACAATTGATAAATAATAAGTTTTTTATTAGTTAGCAAATATGTAATATCGGTTCCTAGTTTTTAATTAAGTTAAGTAGCCCTAAAGTTTTGACTCAATAAATTTTCATATCGAAAAGGCCCAGATGAAAGTTTATATTTGAATTTTTTAATTCTTTGAACAAATTTTAGATTCAAATATTTCATATATCTATATACCATATGGGCTTTTAAAGATAAATTATAGATTTTATTAATTATTAAAGTTAGCATTTTATAACCATAAATTTTATTAAATTTCAAAAATGATATTTTAATTAATTTAGCTAATTTTGAATCTCACTTATTAAATTTTTGCATACCATTGTTAAATCACTTATAATATCCTGATTTAGAAATATTTAAAATGTGAGTTAAATATTTAATCGTGTATTTTTTCTTCAAGGACCAAACCGCTCAAAATTTCATTTTCTTCGATTTGGTTAAATACTTTTTTATATCTTGTATCATTTCTATATATTTAATTAGTTCCTCTTTACTCATACTATTAAAATCAATAGTTTTAGGTCGGGCTGGTCTACGATTTCCCTTTGACTGAGGACCCTTTCCAGGAATTAAATTATCTTCATTTGTGATTTTAATTCATCTGCTTAAAGTTTCCTTTGCAATAGTAAATTTTTTTATTGTATTCATATGCCTATTTTTATGATAGTATTTAATAATTTTTATTTTTTCTTCTTTTGTGTATCATTTTCCAATAATAAAAGAACATCTCCTAATAAAATATTACACTCTTTTTAAGAGTTTACTTTATTATAGATGTTCATTATTTAGTTCCTTTTTGTTCTTTTCAGTCAGTAATTTCACCGGTGTTTTTGTCAATGGTAGGTATTTGTGGTTCACCAACGCCTTCTCATCTATATAATTCTATATTAGAACTTTGTTCAGTAATACCAGTACTAACAATAAGCGCCATATTAAGAACAATAATATCAATGATAATATTCAAGACTAAAACAATGATTCCAATAGCAAACCCAGTGATTGTAACCTTATTAGTTTTCATTACATATTGGATTGGAACAATTTTAACATTTTTGTTACGATAATAACGGAAATACAATAAATTATTAATGAAAATATAAAAATATTGTAACGAAACTGCAACAACACAAATTACGACTAATGCTGTGGCAACCATAAATTCACCACCAGGTTCAAAATAATTTAAGAAAAAGTATGGAAAAAGTGTTCTAGGATCTTTACCATCTAAATGACGATAAGTCCCTCGCACTAAAATAACTGTTAAATATGCTACCATATATAACATAATTAATCATAAATATTTTTTATGATGATCTTCATAATGATAATAACGATCACCAGCTGTTAAAACATAACTTGTAATCATTATAACTGGCATCACTAAATGTAAAATAACTGTTGCTACCCAGTGATAAGGACGATATTGTGCCGATTGGTCTTTTTGACCAACAATACCAAGTCAAAAAACTAACATTGTAATTGTAATGTATGTTGTAACTGCTAATTGAATAATATAATGTGGCTTTGTATTTTTAAATTTTGATTCAAACAAATATAAGAAAAAATATAGAGCAACAATATAATTAGTTTGCGTTGTAAAAAAAGAATAATAGCTAGAAATTCTTTCACCATAACCTAAATGCGCAAACTTTGGTTGAGGATAATAAATTGCCATAATTAAATCAAGCAATAAAAATAAACTTAAAATAATTAAAGCCCCCAAACGTAAATAAAAATGGACGCGAGGATTTCATCTAAACATTGCATAACTCCTTTAACATCAAATCATATAATGCATATTCTAGTCATTTTTTAAATAAAGTACAAGTAGGTATTATTATTTTACTAAATTTAAAGCTATTTTTTAAATTTTTTTGCTTCTAACACCAAAAAGTGATAAAATTATAGTTAATAAAAGGAGGATTCAAAATGTTTAATTTTAATAGTGAAAAATTAAACCAGTTGGTTGTAAATTATATTAACTATAGTGTTGACCCAAAGCATGATAATGAGCAACAAAAAAATAAACTTGATAGTAGCAATTTCTTTTATCAAATTGATACTCGTCAATTAAAGAATAGTATTAACGGTATCATTAGTTCCCATCTAGCAACATCAGAGCAATTTGCAAAAGCTGGTGAAATTATTGATGAATATTATTCAGAAAAAACACCATTTATTTGATGTACAATCACAGTTGATAATAACCAAGCAGAACGATCATTTTTTGAAAAAAATGGTTTATCATATTTACAAACTGGAATTGGGATGATGATTGATTTAAAAAAATTTACCACAAAAAGTGAATTATTAAAAAACGAAAAATTTAATCCAATAACTGATCTAACAATGGTTTGCGAAGAAAAAAAACCAAAATTAGTAACTACAGCAAATCTTAAAATTATTAGTGATGCTGATTTACCATTAAAAGATTTACCAACTTCACAACCTAATCCTACATTAGAGCAAGTTAACAATCTTTGCTATGTTGTAACCTTAACTAAAGATGAAACGCCAATTACAACTGGGATTCTCTTTTTTGAAGCAACAATTGCTGTAATTAGAATTACTGACACTGACGATAATTCGGAAAATAAACAGAAAATGTTAATTCATTTATTAAACCAAGCAAAAAAAGCAAATTATCAAACTGTTGGTATTGTGGTACCAGATAACCAAGTTGCTTGGTATCAAAAACTAGGTTTTGAACCACAAGATTTATATTTTAACACTTATGTAATGCATTACTCACAAGAATAATTCCTTCTTAATAAATAAAGGGGGGAAAGAAAAAGTAGAATAATTCTACTTTTTCTTTCCCCCCTTTTATGTATCTTCTTCTAATGTAATTACTTTTTCAGCAAGAGCGTGTGCCATTCGAAATGTTTTATTATGCCCAGGTAACACATGTCATTTTGCATCTAAATTAGTAATGCGACGTAATTCAGTAATAAAATAATTATCATTACACATAGTCCCTGTATAACCAGGACTTGTTTTATCAGGCATTAAACTAGCACCAGTTGTTACTAAATTTAGAGCTTTAATTCGTAGCATTTGGGTTCCCGCTGTATGACCGGGAATATGAAAAATTTCAATATGATAACCTATTTCTTCAACAACAGTATCACCATTTAAAGCAACAATATTTGTTAATGGATAATTAATTCCTGGACCTAAAATTTCGCCTGTTTCATCATCAACTTTATGTTGTGACAATAATCGTAAATCAATTTTTTGAATATAAATTTTTAAATCTGGATATTCTTTTAAAACATTATCAAGACCATCGTAATGGTCAATATGTCCATGTGTAATAAATAATGCTTTTAAAGTTAATTTTTTTTGTTTAATATATTCAATTGCTCTTTTTGCTGCATTTGATGCATCAATCATAATGGCCTCATTTTGATTATTAATAATTAAATAAACATTTTGGTTATCATATGTTGCATCTACAAAGTTTTTCATTTTTGCCATAATTTTTTCTCCCTTGTGAAACAATTCTATTTATCTGCTTCGGTAAACTCTTCAATAAAATAAGAATTTTTTTCAATATAATTTAATAAATCTTCAATTAAAAATAAAATGTCATTAATATTATCATGGCCAAATCCCTTAATTTTATCAATATTCATCATATATAATTTTTGAATTAATTCATGTCCATCATCTTGATGAAGAATTCGATAACCAAATCAACGAGCAATTCCCAGTGCTGCCCCAACTAAAATATGACTTAAAAAAGGATTAATATTAGAATTAGCAATATGTTCATCATGGAAAGTTTTTCGAATATAATTGGTTTTAGTTATTTCTGAAATAATTGTTAATAATAAATTAGCATAATCAGTAATAGCAATAATATTTTCCCCATAAGTTTGGATTTCATCATCAATTTTAACAAAAACATTCATAATTCCTTTATATAAAGCTTTGAAAGAAACAACATCTTTTAACGCAATATTAGGAATTAAATCTTGATAACGTTCAAAAGCAATTTTTGTTCCTCATACAGCAGTGGAATAAAAACTTTCAAAAACTTCTTGCGATGGGCGATATCATTTAAAACGTAAAATAATTTTAGGATCAGCAACCCCAGTTTCATCTGCTAAAACCTTTTGGGTTAAAGCCATTGCTGCTTTATAATTTAAAGTTGCATCCTTTTTCGCTAATATTTTAATTAAATATGTTTTCTCCATAAATTTTATATCATCCTTTTGCTTTCAATTAATATTATTATAACATTTTTCCCTAAAAAAGTCTTATTAACTAAATAAATCACAACTTAAATTCCTTTAATATTAGACTTTTTATTAATAAAGGCAAAGAAAAAACCCTTTTTAAAGGGTTTTTATTGTTTTACTTTAAAATCACAAAGAATGAATTAAATTAAATTCAGCAATTAATTTTTGTGCTAAATCATTTCATACTACACATTGCACTTCTTCACAATTATCTAAAACTCAAAATTCACATAAATCTCTTATTTGTCGTTCTTTACTAGTCACTGTTTTTAATTGTGGTTGTTTTGACGCTAATAAAAACTTTTCATCGTTAATAAATTGTT encodes the following:
- a CDS encoding MBL fold metallo-hydrolase, which produces MAKMKNFVDATYDNQNVYLIINNQNEAIMIDASNAAKRAIEYIKQKKLTLKALFITHGHIDHYDGLDNVLKEYPDLKIYIQKIDLRLLSQHKVDDETGEILGPGINYPLTNIVALNGDTVVEEIGYHIEIFHIPGHTAGTQMLRIKALNLVTTGASLMPDKTSPGYTGTMCNDNYFITELRRITNLDAKWHVLPGHNKTFRMAHALAEKVITLEEDT
- a CDS encoding GNAT family N-acetyltransferase, which encodes MFNFNSEKLNQLVVNYINYSVDPKHDNEQQKNKLDSSNFFYQIDTRQLKNSINGIISSHLATSEQFAKAGEIIDEYYSEKTPFIWCTITVDNNQAERSFFEKNGLSYLQTGIGMMIDLKKFTTKSELLKNEKFNPITDLTMVCEEKKPKLVTTANLKIISDADLPLKDLPTSQPNPTLEQVNNLCYVVTLTKDETPITTGILFFEATIAVIRITDTDDNSENKQKMLIHLLNQAKKANYQTVGIVVPDNQVAWYQKLGFEPQDLYFNTYVMHYSQE